One stretch of Candidatus Brocadiaceae bacterium DNA includes these proteins:
- a CDS encoding carboxypeptidase-like regulatory domain-containing protein, with amino-acid sequence MKKIFLLTALCVAVCSVTRLAAAGDIYGYVYDGNNKGLPNVIVSGKDGDETCKEKTSANGQYTISLEAGNHSLLYEKEGYQTQVVDISLRKNESKYIEMVIMIAMAQGQVPTTIISAD; translated from the coding sequence ATGAAAAAAATATTTTTATTAACAGCTTTGTGTGTAGCTGTATGTAGTGTCACAAGACTTGCTGCCGCCGGCGATATTTATGGATATGTCTACGATGGTAATAATAAAGGTTTACCCAATGTTATTGTCTCTGGCAAAGATGGCGATGAAACTTGTAAGGAAAAAACATCAGCTAATGGCCAATATACCATTTCTTTAGAGGCAGGCAACCATTCCCTTCTCTATGAAAAGGAGGGTTATCAAACTCAGGTGGTTGATATAAGCTTAAGAAAGAATGAATCAAAATACATAGAGATGGTAATAATGATTGCGATGGCTCAAGGCCAGGTCCCGACAACTATCATTTCAGCCGATTAA
- a CDS encoding exodeoxyribonuclease V subunit gamma, which translates to MLSVKTGHYHPSLENAFLSTIQSLKKEDPLAPLAVVAPTNGMLNRLQERLSQGEDNAFLNVSFMNFSVLAGKICSESGTGVGQIIQSEIIYEIILAGLIKNTTSHTVLVKDEQSLPAVARALFQTMEDLTDANVCADDLLAVLQEGIIEGTDRRKLNEIVQIYGMFRQKLKSSNIFHYSDIYRTATEFVPDSRFCRGFRHILAYGFYDLTGVEQDFFSEIFRSCPTTLFLPYRKKHPAFPYVEPFFESFILGRARDIEKINTRHSKGFSSLLDHGLDDDVEREEISPSLHIKDQNIRIINVSGEWDEIWTVAKEILKLMDEGYESGDIGVAARNLEPYTGAIKKIFHENFLSFTITAQESLEKYPLIKVVRQILQIKRENYYRPLIIELLRSPYFKIPPCDHKGITPQPYLWDMISRKIGVRSSIESWLSRLEKLKNVPYETTIRKNTGQKGTFSEQTIEPSTPEKEGDTEIFFDRTNEITTGISAPVEQIEFLENTLRILSKDITTLPERASWRVMSQKIQQFLQKYLSIPFENMVPEDQKRDRLILAKIMDTLQVLLVLDFQGEEVSQEQFVEVLLEALRRDGLPVNTEGCRGVRVMDAMSARGIPFRVLFILGLNAGVFPRSINEEPFLRDHIRRKLSEVLGNCIPEKLRGFDEERLLFYFLLNSAREKLYLLYERSDEAGKPKIPSHYLVDILQKLKEIPVVNGGVNESQKNETYIPRGIQEKYCQKDLFLLTSKEIGIRMALDQKDPRDFMMVSGINLDTFKRSQTALISLEDYKTRLTAYDGITGKLPDWLNTKIYHRFSPTMLEIYGICPFKFFVKSVMELDVLEEPEKIDIIRPTDLGTLYHNILWDFYHYLIKENYFTLRTKKDIPLKYLEDLTQRYFRGMEGRIPIPYPILWEIKKEEVLGCLKNFVDWDLHHIERTGYTPAYLEKTVKFCPQIKFPKDLVPILLKGKIDRVDIKKDGKTMYFNVIDYKTGKYPQENIVTSAIRGQRLQLPFYIILAEHFLAAQTGKGALSHDRPELGDASLVYIAQDRKERKGAQQILKKTIKENDWKMCEKYCWETLGEFLRNIQEGMYPITPEESSQKCDRCEYATICRRGSPPLQFRLEQDTRLKKYREIIRQRISRNSDKDI; encoded by the coding sequence ATGTTATCCGTAAAAACAGGACACTATCACCCATCCCTGGAAAATGCGTTTCTAAGCACTATACAGTCGTTGAAAAAGGAAGACCCCCTCGCTCCTCTTGCCGTTGTGGCACCTACGAATGGAATGCTGAACCGACTCCAGGAGCGTTTGTCCCAAGGTGAAGACAACGCATTTCTCAATGTCTCATTCATGAATTTTTCCGTGCTTGCGGGTAAAATATGCAGCGAATCCGGCACTGGCGTGGGGCAGATTATTCAATCGGAAATCATTTATGAAATAATACTTGCCGGATTAATAAAAAATACCACAAGCCACACCGTACTCGTAAAAGATGAACAGTCCCTCCCTGCTGTGGCTCGAGCACTTTTCCAGACCATGGAAGACCTTACCGATGCAAATGTTTGCGCCGATGACCTTCTTGCAGTGCTTCAGGAAGGCATCATTGAGGGTACCGACAGAAGAAAACTGAATGAGATTGTACAGATCTATGGTATGTTTCGGCAGAAACTGAAGTCCTCAAACATTTTTCATTATTCAGATATATATCGAACGGCAACGGAATTCGTACCGGATTCCAGATTTTGCAGGGGATTTCGCCATATTCTTGCATATGGCTTTTATGATCTTACGGGAGTAGAACAAGATTTCTTCTCAGAAATATTTCGGTCCTGCCCAACAACACTGTTTTTACCCTACAGGAAGAAGCACCCGGCATTTCCCTACGTGGAACCGTTTTTCGAGTCTTTCATACTGGGGCGTGCACGCGACATAGAAAAAATAAACACGAGACATAGCAAAGGGTTTTCCTCTCTGCTGGATCACGGTCTCGATGATGATGTGGAAAGAGAAGAAATTTCCCCCTCCTTACACATCAAAGATCAAAATATACGAATTATAAACGTCTCAGGAGAGTGGGATGAAATATGGACCGTAGCAAAAGAAATACTCAAACTGATGGACGAAGGATATGAAAGCGGAGACATAGGGGTTGCGGCAAGAAATCTAGAACCCTACACCGGCGCCATAAAGAAAATATTTCATGAAAATTTTCTTTCTTTTACTATTACCGCACAGGAGTCTCTGGAAAAATATCCGCTGATAAAAGTTGTCCGCCAAATACTACAGATAAAACGGGAAAACTACTATCGCCCCCTGATAATCGAATTATTGCGATCTCCCTACTTTAAAATACCGCCATGTGACCATAAGGGAATCACCCCTCAACCATATCTATGGGACATGATCAGCAGAAAAATAGGAGTCCGCAGCTCTATTGAATCATGGCTGTCAAGGCTTGAAAAATTAAAAAATGTCCCATATGAAACAACTATCAGGAAAAATACCGGGCAGAAAGGCACCTTCTCTGAACAAACAATTGAACCATCGACACCTGAGAAAGAGGGTGATACAGAGATATTTTTCGATAGAACAAATGAAATAACGACGGGTATTTCCGCACCGGTTGAACAAATTGAATTTCTTGAAAATACCCTGCGTATTTTGTCAAAGGATATAACAACCCTGCCAGAAAGAGCATCGTGGAGGGTGATGAGTCAGAAAATTCAACAGTTTCTGCAGAAATATCTGTCAATTCCTTTTGAAAACATGGTTCCGGAAGACCAGAAACGAGACCGCTTGATTCTGGCAAAAATTATGGACACCCTTCAGGTATTACTGGTACTGGATTTCCAGGGTGAAGAGGTGTCTCAGGAACAATTTGTTGAAGTCCTGTTAGAGGCATTGAGAAGAGATGGTCTGCCTGTAAACACGGAAGGTTGTCGCGGTGTAAGAGTTATGGATGCTATGTCAGCGAGGGGCATTCCCTTTCGCGTTCTGTTTATTCTTGGTCTTAATGCCGGCGTATTTCCCCGTTCTATCAACGAGGAACCATTTTTAAGGGACCATATTCGCCGAAAACTTTCTGAGGTATTGGGCAACTGCATTCCTGAGAAACTACGGGGTTTCGACGAAGAACGCCTGCTCTTTTATTTCCTCTTAAACTCTGCACGAGAAAAACTATATCTCCTCTATGAACGTTCGGATGAAGCAGGAAAACCAAAAATTCCTTCGCATTACCTTGTCGATATCCTGCAGAAACTGAAAGAAATACCGGTGGTAAACGGGGGAGTGAACGAATCACAAAAGAATGAGACCTATATTCCCCGTGGTATTCAAGAAAAATATTGCCAAAAAGATTTATTCCTGCTGACCTCCAAGGAGATCGGCATCCGAATGGCCCTTGACCAAAAGGACCCCCGTGATTTTATGATGGTATCAGGGATAAACCTGGATACCTTTAAACGTTCACAAACCGCTTTAATATCTCTGGAAGATTATAAGACTCGCTTAACCGCATACGATGGTATTACCGGTAAACTGCCGGACTGGTTGAACACGAAGATATACCACCGTTTCAGTCCAACCATGCTGGAGATATATGGTATCTGTCCGTTTAAGTTTTTTGTGAAATCAGTTATGGAATTGGATGTCCTGGAGGAACCGGAAAAGATTGACATTATAAGGCCAACAGATCTTGGCACTCTTTACCACAATATCTTATGGGATTTTTACCACTATTTGATAAAGGAAAACTATTTCACCCTGAGAACAAAAAAGGACATACCTCTAAAATACCTAGAGGATTTAACACAAAGATATTTTCGTGGTATGGAAGGACGGATACCCATACCTTACCCAATCCTCTGGGAAATCAAGAAGGAGGAGGTGCTTGGCTGTCTGAAAAATTTTGTCGATTGGGACCTGCATCACATTGAGCGAACTGGTTATACACCCGCATATCTGGAAAAAACAGTCAAATTCTGTCCGCAAATCAAGTTTCCCAAAGATCTTGTTCCCATACTATTAAAAGGAAAAATAGATCGTGTAGACATAAAAAAGGATGGGAAAACAATGTATTTTAATGTTATTGATTACAAAACAGGAAAATATCCTCAGGAAAATATCGTAACATCCGCTATTCGTGGCCAAAGGTTACAACTCCCCTTTTACATTATTCTAGCGGAGCATTTTCTTGCTGCTCAAACAGGAAAAGGTGCTCTTTCGCATGACAGGCCGGAACTGGGAGATGCCTCTCTTGTTTACATAGCGCAAGACAGAAAAGAAAGGAAGGGGGCGCAACAGATATTGAAAAAGACTATAAAAGAAAATGACTGGAAAATGTGTGAAAAATACTGCTGGGAAACCCTGGGTGAATTTCTCCGAAATATTCAGGAAGGCATGTATCCAATAACACCAGAAGAAAGCAGTCAGAAATGCGACAGGTGTGAATATGCCACCATATGCCGGAGAGGGAGCCCCCCATTGCAGTTTCGACTGGAACAGGACACAAGATTAAAAAAATATCGAGAAATTATCAGACAAAGGATATCCAGAAACTCTGACAAAGATATATGA
- a CDS encoding M20 family metallopeptidase: protein MKENMLTNKILMYAREAYNYIIERRRDFHKYPETGFLETRTSHVIAEELKRMGFSVQSGIAKTGVVGILEVSGAKSTVAFRADMDALPIAEENDLEFKSQNEGLSHACGHDASMAMLLGTARIITQLKDDLKRQVKLIFQPSEETPPGGAKLMLEQGILDGVDEIYGLHIDPTLSSGFFGVREGAAMASTDRIAITITGKGGHASTPHLCIDPILIAAEVIVSLQTIVSRKVDPLLPCVLSLCQISGGTTFNVIPSTVNIIGTVRSFDPDLRIRMPLLIEETVKGITRYHNASYQLEYINGYPSLHNPSVQVNFVRNKIVELFGSKAVKTTAPKLGGEDFAYYLEKIGGAFIFLGTGNTEKNANQPLHSPRFLLDEDVLFMGPALFTHIACSP, encoded by the coding sequence ATGAAAGAAAACATGCTTACCAATAAGATTCTGATGTATGCCAGAGAAGCTTATAATTACATTATCGAAAGGAGGAGGGATTTCCATAAATATCCGGAAACCGGCTTTCTTGAAACCAGAACGTCTCACGTTATTGCAGAAGAACTGAAACGAATGGGTTTTTCCGTGCAATCGGGTATTGCAAAAACGGGTGTGGTTGGTATTCTTGAGGTTTCCGGGGCAAAAAGTACCGTTGCTTTCCGCGCGGACATGGATGCCTTGCCAATTGCCGAAGAAAATGATCTTGAATTCAAGTCTCAAAACGAGGGTCTTTCTCATGCCTGTGGGCACGATGCAAGCATGGCAATGCTTTTGGGGACGGCCAGGATTATAACTCAATTGAAAGATGACCTCAAACGACAGGTAAAATTAATCTTTCAACCGAGCGAAGAAACTCCCCCGGGCGGAGCAAAACTCATGCTGGAGCAGGGCATTCTGGATGGAGTGGACGAGATATACGGATTGCATATCGATCCCACTCTTTCTTCCGGTTTTTTTGGAGTACGAGAAGGCGCTGCCATGGCTTCCACGGATCGTATAGCAATTACGATTACAGGAAAAGGCGGACATGCATCCACTCCCCATTTGTGTATTGATCCAATTCTTATTGCGGCAGAGGTTATCGTGTCATTGCAAACCATTGTTTCCCGTAAAGTAGACCCTTTATTGCCTTGTGTTCTTTCTTTATGTCAGATTTCAGGAGGGACAACCTTTAATGTTATTCCAAGCACGGTCAACATTATCGGTACCGTAAGGTCTTTTGATCCTGACCTGAGAATCAGGATGCCTTTACTGATAGAAGAAACCGTTAAAGGAATTACTCGATACCACAACGCATCCTATCAACTGGAATATATCAATGGGTATCCTTCGCTGCATAATCCTTCGGTCCAGGTGAATTTCGTACGAAACAAGATTGTAGAACTTTTTGGCAGTAAGGCGGTAAAAACAACAGCCCCCAAGTTGGGAGGAGAGGATTTTGCCTACTATCTGGAAAAAATTGGAGGCGCCTTCATTTTTTTAGGCACGGGAAACACGGAGAAAAATGCGAATCAACCCCTGCACAGCCCTCGTTTTTTATTGGATGAAGATGTGCTCTTCATGGGTCCCGCCCTTTTTACACATATCGCCTGTAGCCCGTAA
- the mutS gene encoding DNA mismatch repair protein MutS — translation MITETPMMRQYNEIKSQHKDALLFFRMGDFYELFFEDAKLASKVLGITLTSRSKGEGAIPMAGVPHHAAESYTRRLITAGYKVAICEQLENPNEAKGIVDRGVTRIITPGTVTEDALLEDKSNNFLMAVAEGKTVLGLSWVDLSTGRFEIEDIPQERLFDEIARINPSELLLPEETVRNNTAFMEKIKMETDVMISSRPDWEFTRDTARQILLDHFGTTSLEGFGCEGTGPSLGAAGAVIQYLKETQMTSLKHILKIQKYQSNNRMLMDKSTQQSLELTQTIRTHDREGSLLGVIDRTRTSMGARLMREWIISPLRVSDEIKYRQLGIWELSEQSALRRELVSILDTIHDIERISTKVSCGRANARDLVSLKQSLSKLPELKEKLTSCISDILVSIEQQIDVLEELCALINTAIVPDPPLSSKEGGIIREGYDAALDELRYSSKNGKQWIADFQAKEITRTGINSLKVGYNRVFGYYIEVTNIHKDAIPKNYIRKQTLKNAERFITSELKDYETKVLTADERAKELEYELFAHVREQAGTYTLQLQNTSEAIALLDVLSNLASLAVENRYSAPEITDGLELKIIDGRHPILDRKLSGERFVPNDIHLDGALDTTMVITGPNMAGKSTYIRQIALLVLMAQIGSFIPAKEASIGTVDRIFTRVGASDEIAKGQSTFMVEMNETANILNNATERSLIILDEVGRGTSTFDGISIAWAITEYLYQHIHARTLFATHYHELTELALLFPGIKNFNIAVKEWGEEIIFLRKIIEGGTDKSYGIHVARIAGIPKEIIRRARTILNNLEAATLDVHGKPKFAPLNSIANKKAPKQLKLFTSKEDKIVEEIKKMDTSRMSPLEALNKLDELKTQLCTGHEPYA, via the coding sequence ATGATTACTGAAACACCTATGATGCGTCAATACAACGAGATAAAAAGCCAGCATAAGGACGCACTTCTTTTTTTCCGTATGGGAGATTTTTATGAATTGTTTTTTGAGGATGCCAAGCTTGCATCAAAGGTGTTAGGAATCACTCTTACCTCACGTTCTAAGGGGGAGGGCGCAATACCTATGGCGGGAGTTCCACACCACGCCGCTGAATCTTATACACGTCGATTAATTACCGCTGGATACAAGGTTGCTATTTGTGAACAATTAGAAAACCCAAACGAGGCAAAGGGAATTGTAGACAGGGGCGTTACCAGAATTATAACACCCGGAACCGTCACAGAAGATGCCTTGCTTGAAGATAAAAGTAATAATTTTTTAATGGCAGTCGCAGAGGGGAAAACCGTATTGGGTCTGTCATGGGTTGATCTGTCTACCGGCAGGTTTGAAATTGAAGATATTCCACAGGAGAGGCTTTTTGACGAGATTGCGCGAATAAATCCATCAGAATTACTCTTACCGGAAGAAACGGTCAGGAATAATACTGCTTTTATGGAAAAAATAAAGATGGAAACTGACGTAATGATTTCTTCCAGACCGGACTGGGAATTTACGAGAGATACCGCGCGTCAAATTCTGTTAGATCATTTTGGGACAACATCTCTTGAGGGATTTGGCTGTGAGGGAACGGGACCTTCATTAGGTGCTGCAGGCGCCGTAATTCAATATTTAAAAGAAACTCAAATGACCTCCCTCAAGCATATCCTGAAAATACAAAAATATCAGTCAAACAACAGGATGCTCATGGATAAGTCTACACAACAGAGTTTAGAGTTGACACAGACGATAAGGACTCACGACCGGGAGGGATCACTCCTGGGCGTTATTGATCGAACAAGGACTTCAATGGGTGCCCGACTCATGAGGGAATGGATTATCAGTCCCTTGAGAGTTTCCGATGAAATCAAATATCGCCAGCTTGGGATATGGGAATTATCAGAACAATCTGCATTGCGGCGAGAACTTGTCAGTATACTGGACACTATCCATGATATTGAAAGAATTTCAACAAAGGTAAGTTGTGGTCGCGCGAATGCCCGCGACCTCGTCAGTCTGAAACAATCCCTCTCGAAGCTTCCGGAACTCAAAGAAAAACTGACCTCTTGTATATCCGATATTCTCGTCTCCATTGAACAGCAGATAGATGTTCTTGAAGAACTGTGTGCATTAATTAACACCGCGATCGTACCTGACCCGCCTCTCTCCAGCAAGGAAGGAGGGATAATCAGGGAAGGGTATGATGCGGCGCTTGATGAATTGAGGTATAGCAGTAAAAATGGGAAACAGTGGATTGCTGATTTTCAGGCAAAAGAAATTACACGAACGGGAATTAATTCCCTTAAGGTTGGTTACAACAGGGTTTTCGGATATTATATCGAAGTTACGAATATACACAAGGATGCTATTCCCAAAAACTATATACGCAAACAAACCTTGAAAAATGCGGAACGCTTTATTACATCAGAGCTTAAGGATTATGAAACGAAGGTGCTTACCGCTGATGAGCGTGCAAAGGAGTTGGAATATGAACTTTTTGCGCACGTGCGTGAACAAGCAGGAACATACACTTTGCAATTACAGAATACTTCTGAGGCCATAGCCTTGCTTGACGTATTATCGAACCTTGCTAGCCTTGCCGTTGAAAACCGATATAGCGCTCCGGAAATTACCGATGGGCTGGAATTAAAAATAATTGATGGCCGCCATCCCATACTGGACAGGAAACTTTCAGGAGAAAGATTTGTTCCTAATGATATCCATCTGGATGGCGCTCTTGATACAACCATGGTTATTACCGGTCCGAATATGGCGGGAAAAAGTACGTATATTCGCCAAATAGCCCTCCTTGTTCTGATGGCGCAGATAGGGAGTTTTATTCCTGCAAAAGAGGCTTCCATTGGAACTGTAGACAGGATTTTTACACGGGTTGGCGCCTCAGACGAAATTGCCAAGGGTCAAAGCACCTTTATGGTTGAAATGAATGAAACAGCCAACATCCTTAACAATGCCACGGAACGCAGCCTGATTATACTGGATGAGGTGGGAAGAGGCACGAGTACCTTTGACGGTATCAGCATTGCCTGGGCAATTACAGAATATCTCTACCAGCACATTCACGCTCGCACGTTGTTTGCAACACACTATCATGAATTAACTGAATTAGCCCTGCTCTTTCCGGGAATCAAAAACTTTAACATCGCAGTGAAAGAATGGGGAGAAGAAATCATATTTTTGCGAAAAATAATTGAAGGCGGTACGGATAAAAGCTATGGAATACATGTTGCTCGCATTGCAGGAATACCAAAGGAGATTATCAGAAGGGCACGCACTATATTAAATAACCTTGAAGCTGCTACGTTGGATGTGCACGGTAAACCAAAGTTTGCGCCACTCAACTCAATTGCAAATAAAAAAGCACCAAAACAATTGAAGCTCTTTACATCAAAAGAAGATAAGATTGTAGAAGAAATCAAGAAGATGGATACCTCCAGGATGTCTCCCCTTGAAGCATTGAATAAGCTTGATGAGCTGAAGACTCAGCTTTGTACAGGACATGAGCCATATGCGTGA
- a CDS encoding dipeptide epimerase: protein MKHIFQISRDSCAIQNNIVVFLKNENGISGLGEAAPSLFMGENVNSVIKMLRQSIDFLKHVNPFHIEDITLQLENKFPHNPAARAAIDIALHDVAGKQLKVPLYKLFGLNPLGTKTTSFTIGIDTMEKMCKKVDEVKDYPLLKIKVGRENDIEILKELRKITNAIFRVDANMGWAKEDVQKKINRMEELGVELVEQPLPIGSFETLKKIKQLVNIPIILDEDVKNSKDIPEIASAADGINIKLMKCGGIREAMRMIHTARAHDLKIMIGCNIESSISITAAAHVTPLVDYVDLDGHLLVTNDPYRGVAVDKGKLVLPEGDGLGVVQKDEE from the coding sequence TTGAAACATATATTCCAGATTTCCCGGGATTCGTGTGCTATCCAAAACAATATTGTTGTTTTTTTAAAGAATGAAAATGGAATCTCTGGTTTAGGAGAGGCAGCGCCATCTCTCTTCATGGGAGAAAACGTAAACAGTGTTATAAAAATGCTTCGTCAATCTATCGATTTTCTAAAACACGTTAATCCATTTCATATTGAAGATATTACCCTGCAGCTTGAAAACAAATTTCCCCATAATCCTGCTGCACGGGCTGCCATTGATATCGCCCTGCACGATGTAGCAGGCAAACAACTAAAGGTTCCCCTTTATAAACTTTTTGGGCTCAATCCGTTGGGAACGAAAACGACATCGTTTACGATAGGAATTGACACCATGGAAAAAATGTGCAAAAAGGTGGATGAAGTCAAGGATTACCCGCTACTGAAAATAAAGGTAGGTAGGGAAAATGATATAGAAATACTGAAAGAATTACGTAAAATTACCAATGCTATTTTTCGTGTTGATGCCAATATGGGTTGGGCAAAGGAGGATGTACAAAAAAAAATAAACCGTATGGAAGAACTTGGTGTCGAGCTTGTAGAACAGCCCTTGCCAATAGGCAGTTTCGAAACCTTGAAAAAAATAAAGCAGTTGGTAAATATTCCCATCATTCTTGATGAGGATGTAAAAAATTCAAAAGATATACCGGAAATAGCAAGTGCTGCAGATGGGATTAATATAAAACTCATGAAATGCGGAGGTATCCGGGAAGCTATGCGGATGATTCATACGGCACGCGCCCATGATTTAAAGATCATGATTGGTTGCAATATCGAAAGTTCAATATCAATCACAGCCGCAGCCCATGTAACACCCCTGGTTGATTATGTGGACCTTGACGGGCATTTACTGGTCACAAATGACCCTTATAGAGGAGTAGCTGTTGATAAAGGGAAATTGGTTTTGCCGGAGGGCGATGGACTCGGGGTTGTGCAAAAAGATGAGGAATGA
- a CDS encoding GIY-YIG nuclease family protein: MNTILNKGIYCLIIKLVQQREIRIGNLGIFQFPAGFYTYAGSAQINMKRRIERHLRKRKKLRWHIDYLLSYGNVTCVHTYRGVKYMECVLNHKIGRIANSIVPVKNFGSSDCSCVSHLHFFYDNPDPKISQFPMKTG, encoded by the coding sequence ATGAACACGATATTAAACAAAGGCATTTATTGTCTTATTATCAAATTAGTTCAACAAAGAGAGATACGGATTGGCAATCTGGGAATCTTCCAATTCCCTGCGGGTTTTTACACGTATGCGGGGAGCGCACAAATCAACATGAAACGGAGAATCGAAAGACATTTGCGGAAAAGGAAAAAACTACGTTGGCATATCGATTATCTGCTTTCTTATGGAAATGTGACGTGTGTCCATACCTATAGAGGAGTAAAGTACATGGAGTGTGTTCTGAATCACAAGATTGGAAGGATAGCAAACTCCATCGTTCCGGTAAAAAATTTTGGTTCTTCGGACTGTTCGTGTGTTTCACATCTTCATTTTTTCTATGATAACCCTGATCCGAAAATCTCTCAATTTCCAATGAAAACAGGTTGA
- a CDS encoding DUF1611 domain-containing protein, with product MNSIAKRRLVILTEGKLDVLEAKTAVSVIRYCKDNVVAVIDRYNAGKNLESIIGTGKDIPVFSTVEETLSLKPTTLLIGIAPSGGLLPQEWRVHIAAALKNNLHIMSGLHYCVSNDPEFCKLAGDSQLEICDIRRPPADISIGTGKAKDTNTLRVLTIGTDCNIGKMVTSVEIANAAKKRGIHACFVATGQTGIIIEGSGIAVDHVISDFISGAAEKLVMDRIHYQLLSIEGQGTIMHPAYSGVSLGLLHGVAPQGLILCHQPNRKALLHFENFRLEALSTIIELNEKLSQPICPAKVLGISLNCYDMSDYEAVQEIKKVEKELQLPATDPVKFGVDKFLDVISPLLP from the coding sequence ATGAATTCTATTGCTAAACGCAGGCTTGTTATTTTAACTGAAGGAAAGCTAGACGTTCTCGAAGCCAAAACGGCTGTTAGCGTCATTCGATATTGCAAAGATAATGTAGTTGCCGTCATAGACCGTTACAATGCAGGAAAAAATCTGGAATCTATTATCGGCACGGGAAAAGACATCCCTGTTTTTAGCACCGTTGAAGAAACATTATCCCTGAAACCTACAACCCTCCTTATTGGTATTGCCCCTTCGGGAGGTTTATTGCCGCAAGAATGGCGAGTGCATATTGCTGCCGCCTTAAAAAACAATCTTCATATAATGAGCGGGCTTCATTATTGCGTAAGTAATGATCCGGAATTCTGCAAACTTGCAGGTGACTCTCAGTTGGAAATTTGTGATATTCGCAGACCCCCTGCAGATATTTCTATTGGTACTGGAAAGGCAAAAGACACAAACACATTACGTGTTCTTACCATTGGCACAGACTGTAATATCGGTAAAATGGTAACGTCTGTTGAAATTGCAAACGCTGCAAAAAAACGGGGTATTCATGCTTGTTTTGTAGCCACAGGTCAGACGGGAATTATCATTGAGGGGAGTGGCATAGCGGTAGATCATGTAATTTCCGATTTTATTTCCGGTGCAGCAGAAAAGCTCGTGATGGACCGTATTCACTATCAACTTCTCAGCATCGAGGGACAAGGTACCATCATGCATCCCGCGTATTCCGGTGTTAGCCTGGGTCTTCTACATGGAGTAGCCCCACAAGGGCTGATTTTATGTCATCAGCCGAATCGCAAAGCACTCCTTCACTTTGAAAATTTCCGCCTGGAAGCGCTTTCTACTATCATAGAGCTCAATGAAAAGCTCTCGCAGCCCATCTGTCCAGCTAAGGTCCTCGGTATTTCTCTTAATTGCTATGATATGTCTGATTATGAAGCCGTGCAAGAGATAAAAAAAGTAGAGAAGGAACTGCAATTGCCCGCTACTGATCCCGTTAAATTTGGTGTGGATAAATTTCTGGACGTCATCTCACCACTTCTCCCATGA